A genomic segment from Bufo bufo chromosome 8, aBufBuf1.1, whole genome shotgun sequence encodes:
- the LOC121009557 gene encoding probable alpha-ketoglutarate-dependent hypophosphite dioxygenase — translation MKIDTNKMKDLYDTNGYLTSIDVLDEMELHQAQKEHAKLEEKFGKEYTQYNLHNIHMQYEWVMRLATHPNLLEAITAVLGPNVILLDSRFICKYPSSEVPHKENTAPYVAWHQDIKYWGFEGGPVASVWLAFDDVDAENGVLQIIPGSHKQGILEHRIAENPGNMLTANQEIPKHLVNEEDLVECPLKAGQMSVHDGLTVHASEPNMSDRRRCGFVIRYVPTTAYPIKDPERPRTFPATVLVAGTDEYNHFKDNAPNFFTKTL, via the exons ATGAAGATTGACACTAACAAGATGAAGGACCTCTATGACACCAATGGCTATCTGACATCTATTGATGTATTAGATGAGATGGAATTGCACCAAGCCCAGAAGGAGCATGCAAAGCTGGAAGAAAAGTTTG GTAAAGAGTACACTCAGTACAATCTACACAATATCCACATGCAGTATGAGTGGGTGATGAGACTAGCAACCCATCCCAATCTACTGGAAGCAATCACAGCTGTCTTGGGTCCCAATGTCATTCTTCTGGACTCAAGATTTATCTGTAAATATCCCTCCTCTGAGGTTCCACACAAAGAAAACACTGCCCCTTATGTTGCCTGGCATCAGGATATCAA ATACTGGGGATTTGAGGGAGGTCCAGTGGCTTCAGTATGGCTGGCATTTGATGATGTTGATGCAGAAAATGGAGTCCTACAAATAATTCCAG GGAGTCATAAACAGGGTATACTGGAGCACAGAATTGCAGAGAATCCCGGGAACATGCTGACAGCAAACCAGGAGATTCCAAAGCACTTGGTGAATGAAGAAGATTTGGTTGAGTGTCCACTGAAAGCTGGTCAAATGTCT GTGCATGATGGTCTGACTGTTCATGCCAGTGAACCCAACATGTCTGACAGAAGAAGATGTGGATTTGTCATCCGCTATGTTCCTACCACAGCCTATCCTATTAAG GACCCAGAACGTCCTAGGACCTTTCCTGCAACTGTACTGGTGGCTGGAACAGATGAATATAACCACTTTAAAGACAATGCTCCTAATTTCTTCACCAAGACATTGTAA
- the LOC120978076 gene encoding uncharacterized protein LOC120978076, with protein sequence MTDSENRRESLYLSIGVLAVSAGSLLLSVEYYSVGASASLIPPNALGILLLILAAILGYAGIQNIQGHVPLWVSFYWTVSALWCGYGVNLILKGTNVISNSEMRNAIVPGLVAFFLGLFIIGIVGILQKEIVLALISITLSLSSIHEIVLFYDGRIGTSAVACNYLIVVLLGIYFIGGRTLHRVNKKHVILPGPDITNKSNEQEASTGSSKVALIATGFILNMAASSVFGCKLLGITSSLFVGQVAWLWTAAVYQTVICILSYRNYHMLEATHIAFFSILRYAEGYSLLYQFLNTGQLNYPLPFLVVFTILFVVLALFTSIQSLIQSIYLLFYVAYCISLACNSHGFFYGGPQGVNISIYIASAIIALITLYNAKSSMTIPTGEGTIKKLFTNNSIFKLRKDKDIIEPYLGYSKYGDAEILAHACSILAAFAMTMPGNPGEPLVTVVLPWVVVAGGIYNLICGSVAFSRGKTLESSAFILYGVMWVIWGIFRYSGIYSTSRGFNTSVGIICFILFNSFIVFSTLFLTKAWFVYTLTFQLILISFLLDAINALPLGYDIAVTIIFGLAGFYLFLSTLHNSTFEAPLLPVGSPFIKISGFTNDRSKCPHLISTRTSSVQKIAEIMKNGGICGIPTDTVYVLVAACNQPEAVEKAYKTKRQAQDRPMSLWISSLQQLKPAKHLLSPLLWDFMEAAWPSSISLVIPRGPWLDVLGAHDSAKYIGTPQSIAIRIPDCAVTTHLIDMVGPIAVTSANPSGEADTTHHNQVYAKLGDKVDGVLCDGASPENIASTVVDCTKIETGDIAFFRVGIVPKSQVFQIFDQVQQRHKKGLVNMGFSGSTDEITQDINPNSEDNKSYVNNGFTIDDASQ encoded by the exons ATGACTGACTCTGAAAACAGAAGAGAGTCGCTCTATCTCAGCATAGGTGTCCTGGCTGTTAGTGCAG GGAGTTTGCTTCTATCAGTAGAATATTACAGTGTTGGTGCATCTGCTTCTCTTATACCTCCAAATGCCCTGGGCATCCTCCTCCTTATATTGGCAGCTATTTTAGGATATGCAG GAATCCAGAATATTCAAGGTCATGTACCACTGTGGGTCTCATTCTATTGGACGGTTTCAGCTCTATGGTGTGGATACGGAGTCAACTTGATACTGAAAGGAACCAATGTCATCAGCAACTCTGAAATGAGAAATGCTATAGTTCCTGGCTTAGTAGCATTTTTCCTGGGGCTGTTTATTATTGGTATAGTGGGGATCCTTCAAAAGGAAATTGTCCTTGCTCTGATATCTATCACACTTTCTCTTTCCAGTATTCATGAGATAGTTCTATTCTATGATGGCAGAATAGGCACCTCAGCAGTGGCATGTAATTATCTGATTGTAGTATTACTTGGGATATACTTTATTGGTGGTCGGACTCTCCATCGTGTTAACAAGAAGCATGTTATTTTACCAGGACCAGACATAACTAACAAAAGCAATGAGCAGGAAGCATCTACAGGTTCCAGTAAGGTAGCATTGATAGCTACAGGTTTCATCCTTAACATGGCTGCCTCTAGTGTGTTTGGCTGCAAACTCCTTGGAATAACCAGTAGCCTTTTTGTTGGTCAGGTAGCATGGCTATGGACGGCTGCTGTCTACCAGACTGTTATCTGTATCCTTTCATATCGTAATTATCACATGCTCGAGGCCACACATATTGCATTTTTCTCCATTTTGAGATATGCAGAAGGCTACTCTCTACTGTATCAGTTCTTGAACACTGGTCAGTTAAATTACCCCCTTCCATTCTTGGTAGTTTTCACTATACTATTTGTTGTCCTTGCTCTTTTTACAAGTATTCAAAGTCTTATACAATCAATATATTTATTGTTCTATGTTGCCTACTGCATTTCATTAGCTTGTAACTCACATGGATTTTTTTATGGAGGACCACAGGGAGTTAATATTTCAATATACATTGCTTCAGCCATTATAGCGCTAATCACTTTATACAATGCAAAGTCATCTATGACTATCCCAACAGGTGAGGGTACAATTAAGAAACTGTTCACTAACAATAGCATTTTCAAGCTCCGTAAGGATAAAGATATAATTGAACCCTACCTTGGTTATTCCAAGTATGGAGACGCCGAAATCCTTGCTCATGCTTGCAGTATTTTGGCTGCCTTTGCCATGACAATGCCAGGGAACCCTGGAGAACCTTTGGTTACAGTTGTCTTACCATGGGTTGTAGTTGCTGGAGGAATTTATAATCTTATTTGTGGGTCAGTAGCTTTCTCCCGTGGCAAGACACTTGAAAGTAGTGCCTTCATTCTGTACGGAGTAATGTGGGTAATATGGGGAATTTTTCGTTATAGTGGAATCTATAGCACAAGCAGGGGTTTCAACACTTCCGTAGGAATTATATGTTTCATTCTCTTTAATAGCTTTATTGTTTTCAGCACACTTTTCCTAACTAAAGCCTGGTTTGTGTATACTCTCACCTTCCAACTCATTTTAATCAGCTTTCTTCTTGATGCTATCAATGCACTTCCTCTGGGCTATGATATTGCTGTTACTATTATATTTGGTCTTGCTGGCTTCTACTTATTTCTTTCAACCCTTCATAATTCCACTTTTGAGGCTCCCCTTTTACCAGTTGGCAGCCCTTTCATCAAAATTAGCGGTTTTACAAATGACAGATCCAAATGTCCTCATCTAATTTCTACAAGGACCAGCTCAGTACAAAAAATTGCAG AAATCATGAAAAATGGAGGGATATGTGGCATACCTACAGACACGGTGTACGTCCTGGTGGCAGCTTGCAATCAGCCAGAAGCAGTGGAGAAGGCATACAA AACAAAACGTCAAGCTCAAGATCGACCAATGTCTCTGTGGATTTCAAGCCTACAGCAATTAAAACCTGCCAAACATTTGCTAAGTCCTTTGCTATGGGATTTCATGGAAGCAGCTTGGCCCTCATCCATCAGTCTTGTTATCCCAAGAG GACCATGGTTGGATGTGTTAGGCGCTCATGATTCGGCAAAATACATTGGAACACCTCAGAGCATTGCTATACGGATACCAGATTGCGCAGTGACTACTCACTTAATTGATATG GTTGGTCCCATCGCTGTCACGTCAGCCAATCCTTCGGGAGAAGCAGACACTACTCATCACAATCAAGTCTATGCAAAATTAGGAGATAAG GTTGATGGTGTGCTATGTGATGGGGCTTCTCCTGAAAATATTGCTTCTACTGTGGTAGACTGCACAAAAATAGAAACTGGTGACATTGCATTCTTCAGAGTTGGCATCGTTCCTAAATCACAG GTTTTCCAAATATTTGACCAAGTTCAGCAGAGGCACAAGAAGGGTCTTGTTAATATGGGCTTTTCTGGATCCACAGATGAAATAACACAGGACATAAATCCCAACTCTGAAGATAATAAATCATATGTTAACAATGGCTTTACAATAGATGATGCATCACAGTAG